Below is a window of Thiohalorhabdus sp. Cl-TMA DNA.
CGCTTGCCCGGCGCCGTGCCCCTAAGGTCGCCGACCCGGGGCGGGTTATCGAGCAGCCCGGCCTCTTCCGGTCGAGCTTTCAGAAGATCGACGCGGTGAAGCGGATCGTGGGCTACGGGAACTTCAATATCCTCGGCTTCGACCGCATGATCCTTTTCGGTCGCAACTACCCCGAGCACATGCCGGGTGGCTCCCCTTTCCGCACCGAAGAGCTCGAGCTGTTGGAGGCCCTGTTCGCGGTGGATGCCCGTACCTACGGCTTCCTCGGAGAAAAGACAGCCGAGCGGCTTACCGAGCGCATTCCGGAGCAGGACGTGCGCAAGGTGCCGGGAACCGGACATTACGTGTATCGGGGGCACTCGGATCACCACCTGACCAGGATCAACAAGGCCGTGGGTGACCAGGGCTACCTGACCTCCGGCGTGCGGGGCCTGCCGAAGCAGTTCCACCTCTGGATGGGGAAGGTGATCGAGTGCGGCATGGATCCGGTCAAGGCCAGCTGGAGCCTTGCTCCGCCGGGCTACAGCTTCCACGGGCTGGGGGATTTCGACATCGGCCAGAAGGGCCTGGGCGCCCGGAATTTCACCGAGGACTTCGCCCATACGGAAGTATTCAAACGCCTTCTGGACCTGGATCTGATCGAGCTGCGCTATACACGGAGACATGCCACGGGCGTCCGGTATGAGCCATGGCATGTCAAAGTGGTGTCGGGTTGACATCAAAGGCCAATATGACAGCCGAAGTTTTCCAAAGCCCCTAAACACTCGGAATGATGACGAGGGGCGTTATGGAAGCTAGGTATCCTAGTCTACCCTGTAAAATGGGGCTTGTGGATAGTTTCTATAGGGGGCAAAGCACGAGGAATTTTGGGGGCTTGGAGGGTGGTTTGTTGAAGTCGTTTGTTCGGTTCGATATGTGGCTTTTCTTGTTGAGTACAACTTATTTTGTTTTATAAATGCTTTATATTGTTTTTAATGCTTTACGATATTTTTTGGTTTGAGTGAGAGCGGATTTGGGAGATTAAAATTATATAATATTTTTGGTGGTGGGTAATTCTGCAGTGAAAACTATTTAAGGGTACGATTGCAAAATGCTTTTGTCTCCTCTGCAGTTTGTACATTTTTATAATCTGGTTAGGCTTGGGAACTTGATTGAAAAGAGATTGCCCTCCGCAGGGTCACTGCCCTCGGTGAGAGGTTCGAGTATTTATCCAACAGCCTGCCCGCCTGAGTGAAAAAGCGGGCACCCGGGCTACGGTAGATTGGTAAGTGACCAACAAACCAAATCTAAACGGAGAGTCCCCAATGACCGCACATTCCGAGCGTACCATGCGCAAGCTGGCCTTGCTGCAGTTGGCCGAGGAGCTGGGCAACGTCTCCAAAGCCTGTGCGATCATGGGATACCACCGCGGTACCTGCTACGAGGTGCGCTGTGCCTTCTAGGTGGGCGGTGTCGCCGCCCTCGTCGAGAAGAAACGCGGCCCGCGCATACCCCATCCGAACCGGATGGCGCCCGAGATCGAGGCCCGAATCCTGGATCTGGCTTTGAAGCAGCCTACCCCTTCGGCTGCCAGCGCATTGCCAGCGAACTCCGCCTCCAGGGCGTCCAGGTGAGCGCCGCCGACGTGCGCGGGGGCTGGCTCTGCGCCATGATATCGAAACCCGCCACAAGCGCCTGGAGGCCCAGGACGCCACCTACGTCCTCTCCGAGGACCAGATCCGGCTGCTGGAGCATCACTCCACGGAGTTCCGGATGCGTCACGTGGAGGCCAGCGCCCCGGGTGAGTTGCTCAACCAGGACACCTTCTGCTGGGGCACCCCCCAAAGACGTAGGCAAGGTCTACACCTCCAAAATGCCCGTAACCGCTGCCGGTCTGCTCAATGACCGAGTCCTGCCCTTCTACGAAGCGCTCGGCATCTCGGTGCAGGCGGTACTCACCGACAACGGCCCGAATTCTCAGGCAGCCCGGAGAAGCACC
It encodes the following:
- a CDS encoding M15 family metallopeptidase, whose amino-acid sequence is MLTRRALLGGLTCSAALAAAPALARRRAPKVADPGRVIEQPGLFRSSFQKIDAVKRIVGYGNFNILGFDRMILFGRNYPEHMPGGSPFRTEELELLEALFAVDARTYGFLGEKTAERLTERIPEQDVRKVPGTGHYVYRGHSDHHLTRINKAVGDQGYLTSGVRGLPKQFHLWMGKVIECGMDPVKASWSLAPPGYSFHGLGDFDIGQKGLGARNFTEDFAHTEVFKRLLDLDLIELRYTRRHATGVRYEPWHVKVVSG